DNA from Kitasatospora acidiphila:
CGACGTCCGGCGCCTCGGCAGCAGCGTCCGCCGGATGTACCCGAGTCTGGCGGGCGAACAGGACTGATGAGCTTCACTCGTACCCAGCCGCACCCGGCGGCCTCCCTGTCCGGCCTGCGCCGCCGCCCACCGGCCGCACTGCCCGGGCTGCTGCTGGCCGCCCTCGGCGTGACCGCGGCCATCCTGGTGCACGACGCGGTCCCGGCGGTGCCGATGCTCACCGCCTCGGTGGTGCTCGGCATCGTGGCCGCGCAGCTGCCGGGCAGTCGCCAGCTGGTGCAGGGCGCGGCCAAGGTCGGACTGGGCGTCGCCGCCAAGCGGCTGATGCGGGTCGGCGTGGTGCTGCTGGGCCTCAAGCTGAGCCTGTCCGACGTGGCCGGGCTCGGCTGGGCCACCGTCGCCCTGGTGCTCACCGTGGTCGCAGCCACCTTCGCCGGCACCTGGTGGCTGGGCCGCCGCCTCGGCCTGCCCGGCGACCAGCCGCTGCTGGTCGCCACCGGCTACTCGATCTGCGGTGCCTCGGCGATCGGCGCGGTCAGCCAGGTGACGGGCAGCGAGGAGGAGGACATCGCCGGCTCGGTGGCGCTGGTGACCCTGTGCGGCACGCTGGCGATCGCAGTGCTGCCGGTGCTGCACGCCCCGCTCGGCCTCGACTCGGTCGGCTTCGGCCGCTGGGTCGGCGCGAGCGTGCACGACGTCGGCCAGGTGGTCGCCACCGCGCAGACCGCGGGGCCGACAGCGCTGCGCCAGGCCGTGCTGGTCAAGCTGATGCGGGTGGCCCTGCTGGCCCCGCTGGTGGCCGGCCTGGGCGTGGCGACGCGGCGCGGGTGGCTGGCGCGGCGCACCGAGCCGGGAGCGGGCGGGAAGCGGCCGCCGGTGCTGCCGCTGTTCGTGGCCGGCTTCCTGGCGATGATCCTGCTGCGCAGCACCGGGGTGCTGCCGAGCGCGCTGCTCGACGACGCCGACCAGGTGCAGCAGCTGGTGCTGGCGGCCGCGCTGTTCGGCCTGGGCGCGGCGGTGAACCTGCGGACGCTGGTGCGCACCGGCGGGCGGATGGCGGCGCTGGGGCTGGCGTCCTGGGTGATGGTGGCCGGGGTGTCGTACGCGGGGGTGCTGTTGACGGTCGGCTGACTCCGGACGGCGGGCGCGGGCTTCGCGGCGGGTGGTGGACCCGGGTGCGGAGCCCGCGCCGTTTGCGTCTGCCGGCTTCGGGTGTCGGCTGCATGTGACGGCTTCGCGTGCAGCCTCGTCGCGTCAGCCGAACGGGTCGGCGGCGGTGCGGGTGCCGAACGGGTCGGCGGCGGGGGCGGGGGCGCCGGCCTGAGTGGGGACGCTCGCCTGGGCGGGGGTGCTTGTCTGGGGGGCGAAGGGGTCGAAGTCGTCGGGCGGGATCATGACGGGGGTGCCCTTGGTGGCCGGGGCCGGTGTGGTGGTCTCGGCTGGTGTGGCGGCTTCGGTGGGTTGGGGGGCGAAGGGGTCGAAGTCGTCGGGCGGGATCATGACGGGGGTGCCCTTGGTGGCCGGGGCCGGTGTGGTGGTCTCGGCTGGTGTGGCGGCTTCGGTGGGTTGGGGGGCGAAGGGGTCGAAGTCGTCCGGCGGGATCATCACCGGGGTGCCCTTGCCGGGCGGGGGCGGCGCGACCGGGGCCGGTGGCGCGGCGGGGGCGGCACTCTTGGTGGGCGCCGCCGTGCCGCGGGTGACCGTGCCGAAGGGGTCGGCGGGCTGGTTGGCCATCACCGTGCCGAACGGGTCGAGCGGCACCGGCTTGGGCTCCGGCTCCGGTTCGGGCACCGGCTCGGCGGCTACGGGCGCGGCGGGCACGGGCACGGGCTCCTTCGGCTGCGCAGCGACCGGCTCCACCGCTACCGGCTCGGCAGCGACGGGCTCCACCGGAGCAGCGGCAGCCGGCTCAGCGGCAGACGGCGTGTTCGGCGGCAGCGTCGGCATGGGTGGCACCACCGGCGCGGGAGGCGGGGTGGGTGCGGTGGGTGCGGTGGGCGCGGGAAGCGGGGTCGGCGGCGCGGCGGCAGGCGGGTTGCCGGCAGCCGTCACTACCGCTGCGTCCGGCACCGCCAGCGGCGCGACCGTCGATCCCCCCGTGCCCAGCCGCGCGGCCGCCGCCGCCCGCCCGTCCACGCCGTCCCAGCCGAGCTCGATGCTCCGCAGTACCCGGGCGAAGAGGGCGGCATAGCGCTCCCAGTCCTCGCCGTGCGCCGTGCCCAACTGGACGGTGAGCAGCGACGCCCCGTCGGGCAGCGGCAGGAAGGCCTGCGCCACCGAGGAGACCAGCCAGTGGCGGGCGCCGTCCGCGGCCAGCGTGGCGGGCACCGCCCCGGTCCGCCCCTGGACCAGCACCACCGCGGGCCCGGACGGCAGGATCACCGTCCACACCTCGGCCTGCGGCCGGGCGGTGGCGAGTTCGGCGGCCAGCTCGGCGATCGGCGTCACGTTCGGCTGCAGCGAGACCACCAGCGAGGCGTTGCTGGGCCGGCCGTCGATCTCCACGGCTGCCACCCCGGCGTACCGCACCCCGGCGGCTGCGCTGTCGTCGGCCAGCACGGCGTTGAGCACCGCCCAGTCCCGCCACGCCGACGGGCCGTCAGCAGCGAACAACTCCTCTGCCACCTCGGCGAGTTGCTCGGCCAGCGCTGCGTCGTCACCGCGCACGCTCAGCGCGTGGAAGGCCGGCGGCACCAGCAGCCGCACCTCCACCCCGGTGCCGGCGGCCAGCTCGGTGGGGGTCAAGGTGTGCTGCCCGGAGGCGAGTTCGGCGAGCGGGGCGGCGAACGGCGGCCGCAGCCGGGCGGCCGACGGCTCGGCGCTGACCGGCAGTTGGAACGCGGCGGCCGACAGGCTGCCCGCTTCACCGCGCACCGGCCCGGCGCCGTAGTGGTCGAGCAGCAGCGCGGCGGTGCCGCTCGCGCCGGCGGTGGCCGGTGCGGTGGCGCAGGAGACCACCGTGCCGACGCCGGGCAGCGCCAGCCGGCCGGGCCCGCGCAGCGTGAGCCAGGTGTCGAAGAGCGCCCCGCGCGGCGTGCCGGCCTCCAGCGCGGCGGCCTGCTGCCGGACCGCGCCGGCGCCGAGCAGCGCATCCGTGAATGAGTCCAGGGTGGCGGAGATGAGTTCGGCAGGTGTGCCGGCGGCGATCGCCGCCGCTCCCGTCGCCCCTACTGTGTCAGCCGTCGCCGTCCCGCCTCCGTAGGCGTCCTGCGTCATGGTCCGCAGCCCCCGATCGTGCTCGCCGTAGTGCTCCAAGCTGTTGTATCAGACGGCTCGGGGGTCATTCGGCCTCGCCGTCGGAGTCGGCCGCCAGCGCGCCCAGGGTCTCGGCCAGGCCCGGAACCTGGAGCAGGCCGGCCAGGTCGCGGAGCAGGGCGGCGGTCGGGGTGTCCGGGCGTTCGGCGGCGAGGTAGCCGGCCAGGGCCGGGCCCAGCGCCGGCTCGCGGGCGGCGGTCACCACCAGGCCGGCCACGAAGTCCTGCACCAGCCGTTCGCCGACCAGTTCGCGTGGTTCGCGCTGCTTGTCGGCGAGCCACTCGAGGGCGGTGATCTCGGCCCGGGCGATCCAGGCGCGCACGGTCAGCCGGAGTTGCGGGCTGGGGTCGGGCAGCGCCAGGTGCCGCAGGATCTGGTCGTGCGCGGCCTGCCGGACGTCGTCGATCACGGCGTTGGTGCCGGGGCTGGCCGCCACCGAGCCACCGCGCAGCAGCGCCGCGAAGCCGGGGCCGTGCGAGGCGACGAAGTCCAGGTAACGCGCCATCACCCGGGCCAGCCGCTCGGAGAGCGGGCCGGTCGGCGCCTCCTCGAAGCGCCCGGCCAGCTCCTGCCCGGCCCGGCGCAGCGACTCCTCGTAGATCGCCTGCTTGCCGGGGAAGTAGTGGTAGACCAGCGGCCGGGAGGCGCCCGCGGCGGCGGCGATGTCGTCGATCGACACCTCCTCCGGCGGCCGGATGCTGAACAGCTCCAGGGCGACGGCGATCAGCTGCTCGCGCCGCTCGTCCACGCTGAGCCGGCGCCGCGGCTGCGGTTTCGGTGTCTGCGCGGCGGCTGCGGCGGGCGTACGAGAAGCCATGCGCGCCAGCCTATCCGGCCGGTCAGAAGCTGACGAAAGTGTGACGTGGCGCCCCCGGCCCTGTTCGGACGCCCACCGCGGTGGCGACAATCGATGCCGTGAACGACAACCCTGAGTCCCGCGGCACGCCGGTGGGCCGCCGGCTGATGCTCGGCGTGATCGCGCTGGGCGCCGCCGGGGTGGCCGCCGGGCCGGCGCTCTCCAACTCGCTGGACTCGCTGCTCTCCGGCCTCTCGCGGCAGGACCCGACCGGCCTGACCGGTCTGCTGCCCAACGCGGGCGGTTTCCGCTACTACTCGGTGACCGGCCCGGTGAAGCCGGTGGCGGCGGCCGACTACCGGTTGACCGTCGGCGGCCTGGTCGACCGCCCGGCCGGCTACGGCCTGGCCGACCTGCAGGCGCTGCCGCAGCACCGGATCGTGCACGACGTGCAGTGCGTGACCGGCTGGCGGGTGCCGGCGACCCCGTTCGAGGGGGTGCGGCTGGCCGACCTGCTGGACGCCGCCGGGGTGCGCTCGGGCGCCACCGCGGTGCACTTCAGCTGCTTCGACGGCAGCTACACGGAGAGCCTCACGCTGGACCAGGCCCGCCGGGACGACGTGCTGGTCGCGCTGAAGATGCAGGACCAACCGGTGAGCCACGACCACGGCGGCCCGGTGCGGCTCTATGTGGCGCCGATGTACTTCTACAAGTCGGCGAAGTGGCTGAGCGGGATCACCGTCACGCCCACCGTGCAGCGGGGCTACTGGGAGCAGAACGGCTATGACGTCGATGCCTGGGTCGGGAAGTCGAACGGGCGGGACGATGCGCCCACCAGCTGACGCCACCCGACTGGCCCGGTTCACCCGGGCCGAGCGCTGGGTGCACCGCTGCACCTCGGCGCTGATGCTGCTCTGCATCGCCACCGCCGCCTGCCTCTACCTGCCGCAGCTGGCCGTCCTGGTGGGCCGCCGCCGACTGGTGACGACCGTGCACGAGTGGGCGGGCCTGCTGCTGCCGGTGCCGCTGCTGCTGGGCCTGGCCTCCCGGGCGCTGCGCCGCGATCTGGGCCGGCTCAACCGGTTCGCGCCGTACGACCGGGAGTGGCTGAGGGCGGTGCTCTGGCGCAGCTACCACCGGCCGGCCGGCAAGTTCAACGCCGGGCAGAAGCTCTACGCGGGTTGGATCGCCGGCGCGGTGGTGGTGATGCTCGGCACCGGGCTGCTGATGTGGTTCACCGGCCTGGCGCCGCTGGCCTGGCGCACCGGCGCGACCTTCGTGCACGACTGGCTGGCGCTGGCGGTCGGCGTGGTGGTGCTGGGGCACCTCTGGATGGCGCTGCAGGATCCGGAGGCCCGGCGCGGGATGCGCACCGGCAGCGTGGACCGGCGGTGGGCCACCCGGGAGCACCCGCGCTGGGAGCCGGCCGACGACGAACAGCAGGCCGACGAAGACCACCTGGCCGACGAGGAACAGCAGGCCGACGAGGAACCGGCGGCTGACGGGGCTCAGCCGCCCGGCGACGGTCGGCCTGCCGGTGGCGGTCAGCCGAGCTCGCCGCGCAGCTCCAGATAGCGGTGCCAGGCCTCCAGCCCGTCCGGGACGAACTGCCACTCGCCCGCGGCCAGCCGCTCGGCGATCTCCTCCTCGGTGAGCCAGCCGTGCCAGTCGATCTCGCTCTGCTGCGGGGTTACCGGGCCGGTCCAGGTCGCGGTGTACATGTCGCAGAACCAGCCGAAGCCGTCCTGCTCGAACAGGAACTTGAAGGCCGGCTCGACGGTGATCCCGGTCACGCCGAGCTCCTCCTCGGCCTCCCGGACGGCCGCGTCCGCGTAGCTCTCGCCGGCCCCGACCACCCCGCCGACGAAGACGTCGTACGTCCCGGGCCCGTAGAGCTTCCACGGCGCCCGGCGGTGCGTGAACACCCGCCCCTCGGCGTCGCGGACCAGCACCGCGGCGCAGCGGTGGGTGAGCCGGCGCCGGTAGACCTCGCCGCGGGTCACCGTGTCGATCACCCGGTCCTGCTCGTCCACTACGTCCACTAGTTCTTCAGTCGGGTCGCTCATGGCCATCAGACTAGAGTGCGATGGCGAACGACAGTGGCTGGATGCGGAAGAGGCGGCACGCGGTGGTGGAGATCTGGGGCGAGACGGCCGAGGGGTACGAGGCGGTCCGGGACGCGTTCGCCCGCAACTTCCGCGACTTCGGCGAGCTGGGGGCCGCATTCGCGCTCTATGTGCGCGGCCGCAAGGTGGTCGACCTGTGGGCCGGTGACGCCCGGCCCGAGGTGGACGGCCGGCCGGCGCCCGCGATCGGCTGGACCGCCGACACCGCGCAGGTGCTGCGCTCGGTCACCAAGGGCCTCACCGCGGGGGCGGCCCTGCTGCTGGCCCAGCGCGGTCAGCTGGACCTGGACGCCCCGGTGGCGAGCTACTGGCCGGAGTTCAAGGCGGCCGGCAAGGAGCGGATACCGGTGCGCTGGCTGCTCTCGCACCGGGCCGGGCTGCCCGCCCTGGACCGCCAGCTGCGGGTCGAGGAGGTGCTCGCCTGGGATCCTGCGGTGGCGGCGGTGGCCGCCCAGGAGCCGTTCTGGGAGCCGGGCACGGCGCACGGCTACCACCCGTACACCTACGGCTGGTTGGTCGGCGAGGTGGTCCGCCGGGTGAGCGGGCGCAGCGTCGGCCAGTACTTCGCCGAGGAGATCGCCCGGCCGCTCGGCCTCGACCTGTGGATCGGCCTGCCGGCCGGCGCGGGCGCCCGGGTCGGCCGCCTCGTCGACCTGCCGGCGCCGCCGGCCGCCAACGGGTCGCCGAGCCTGCGGCTGCGGCCCAAGCGCACGGTGGTCGAGGCCTACCAGGACCCGGCCTCGCTGACCGCCCGCGCCTTCGGCGTGGTGGGCCCGCAGCTGGACCTCAACGACCCGGCCGCGCAGGCCGCCGAGATCCCCGGTGCCAACGGCATCGGCACCGCCCGCTCGGTGGCCCGCTACTACGCGGCCCTGATCGGCGCCGGCGACGGCCGCGCCGCCACCGCGCTGTTCACGCCCGGGACGCTGGCCGAGGCGATGGGCCCGGCCTCGGACGGCCCGGACCGGGTGCTGATCGTCAACTCCCGCTTCGGCCACGGCTTCTTCCGGCACGGCCCGACCTCCCCGATGACCTCGCCGGCCGCCTTCGGGCACCCGGGGCGCGGTGGCGCGCTGGGCTTCGCCGACCCCGAGCTGGGGCTCGGCTTCGGCTACGTGACCTGCGGGATGCAGCCGGGGGTGACCGGCGACATCCGCTCGCGCAACCTGATCGCGGCGGTGCGGGAGTGTGTGAACTGACGACCCGTCGACAAGGGGTGGCGGACCGTCAGTTCACCTAGCGGGGCCGCCCAGCGGTCTGCTCCGACCGGTAGCGGACGGTGCGGCCCTCCCAGTCGAGGTATCCGCTCACCAGGGCCACCATGCCGTCGGCATAGCGCCGGGCGGTCTCCTCCTGCGCCGGGTCGAGCTCCAGGGAGCGGTAGGTGTGCGGGAGTTCGTCCAGCAGCTGGGCCATCCGGTCCGCCTTCAGCTGCACCTCGGCGAGGGCCAGTGCGCTGGCCTCGTCCAGCGTGCAGTCGCGTTCCCGCTGCACCACCATGACCAGGTTGTTGACGTCCCCGCGCGGCACCTCCTGCTGGTAGGAGTGCACGTCATTGCTCAGCGGGGCGATGTCGGCGGCCAGTTGGCGCAGCTCGCGCAACGCCGGGCTGTGGAAGGCGGTGGGGCAGACCTCGAACCGGCCGACCCGCTCCACCGTGTCGAGCACCGTCTCCATCGCCGAGGTGCCGCGGCGCAGGAACAGGAAGGGCGTCCGGTCGGGTGCCGCACCGGCCAGCCGGCTGGCCGCCTCGGCGGGGTGGCTGGCGAGGTAGCTCTCCCAGCTGTAAGCCGCCCTGGCCAGCCAGCGCGGTGACATGCCCTGGCTGATCCGCTGCCAGATGGACTCGAACCCGCGGACGCAGGGCGAGTCGGCGGGGGCGGGGGCACCGTGCAGCACCGCGATCAGCTGGTCGCAGAGCTCGGCGCTCTCGGCCGGGTGCCGGCCCAGCGGCCCGTCGAACTCGTCGTCGAAGATGAAGTAGAAGCCCATCAGGTCGGTGGCGAGGGCCAAGTCCTCGGCGGCGCAGTCCGGGTAGGTGAGGGCGGTCAGATCGGCCACGTCCCACCGGGCGTAGGAGGTGGCGCTCATCCGGCTGCCGAGCATCCGGAACTCCTCCATCCAGCGCCGGTGGTGGGCCTCGGCGCCGGCCCGGTGGGGATTGCGGCGATGAGGGTAGTGCACGTCGAGGATCATCGCATCGGACATCGGACTCCCGGGGGCGTGAAAAAGGAGGATCGGCAGACGACGGCACCGCAGGGGTTGCCCGTCGTGCTCGGCAGGGCCGCCGCACCCACGGGCAGCGGAGGCTATCCCATAGCACCATCAGATGACACTGATGTCGCAGCAATTGCCCATGGCGTCCCGATTTGAATCATCATCAGACGGCGGACCTGCGCAAAGCGGCCGCCAACCGGCCCGGGCGACGATAATCTCAAGGCCAGATCACGCATTGCGGCGGTGGAGGGGACCGAGGGTGACCGAACACGGGAGTGCGGACGCGCGGCACGAGCCGGCAGAGCTGGAGCAGCCCCACCTCTACGAGCGGGAGAGCGCGCTCCAGGACGCCCAGCAGGCGCTCGACCGGCTCCGGGTGGAGTACGCGGCCGGCGGTGTCGAGCTCGGTTCCCTGCTGCTCTACAGCGGCAAGGCCGGCATGGGCAAGACGACCATGCTGCAGCAGATCCGGGCGCTGGCCGGCGCCCAGGGCATCACGGTGCTGAGCGGACGCGCCGGTGAGCAGCGCATCAAGGAGCCGTTCCACCTGCTGCGCCAGCTGTTACTGGGCGAGCTGAGCGCGCTGTCCACCGGGCAACTCGACGAAGTGCTGGGCGAATGGCACGCGGTGGCCGGCCCCGCGCTGGGCCTGGTGCCGCCCACCGGCGAGGACCTCGACCCGCAGAGCGTGCAGCAGGGCCTGGACGTGGTGATGACCCAACTGGCCCGGGTCCGCGCGCCGCTGGTGATGCTGGTGGACGACCTGCAGTGGGCCGACCAGGAGTCGCTGGTCTGGCTGGAGTCGCTCGCGGTGCGCTGCCCCGAACTGCCGCTGCTGCTGGCGATCGCCTGGCGCACCGGCGAACTGCCGGACCGGGTGCGGGGGTTCAGGTCCCTGGTGGCCGGCAACTCGCACCGGCACCTGGAGTTCCAGGGCCTCACCCCGCCGGCCGTCGGCAAGTTGGTCCGGGAGGTCTTCCAGGACGCCGAGGACTCGTTCATCCGCCAGGTCTGGGCGGTCACCGACGGCAACCCGTTCCTGGTCAACGCGCTGCTGGCGAAGGTGCGCGAGAGCGGCATCGAGCCGGTGCAGGAGAACATGCCGCTGCTCCACGACCTGGCCGCCGAGGCCCAGGGCATGGACAGCGACTACTGGATGGGCAAACTGAGCATCGAGGCCCTCAAGTTCGCCCAGGCCGCCGCGATGCTGGACACCGAGATCCTGCCCCGGGTGGCGACCAGGATCGCCGCGCTCAGCCCCGCCACGGCGGCCGCCGCGATCGCCGAGCTGCGCCGCCACCAGGTGCTCACCGGCCCGGCCGACGGTCCGCTGGAGTTCGTCCACCCGCTGCTGGCCACCTCGCTCTACCAGTCGATCCGCCCGGCCATCCGCACCGCGATGCACGGCAAGGCCGCGGTGGAGCTGGAGAACGCCGGCCGCCCGCTGGTCGAGTCCTCCCGCCATCTGCTGGAGACCTACCCGGACGACGAGCGGGAGGTGGTGGTCAAGCTGCGCCGGGCGGCCCGCGAGCACCTGGCGGTGGGCGCCCCGGACGCGGCGGTGCGCTGCCTGGAACGCGCCCTGGCCGAACCGCCGGAGGACGAGATCCGGGCCCGGGTGATCTACGAGCTGGCCTGCGCCACCCTGCTCACCGACCCGATCGCCACCGCCAACCAGCTGAAGCTGGCCCTGGACACCGTTCCCGGGCTGCCCGCCGACCTGCGGGTGGACGCCGTCTTCCGGCTCTCCGAGGTGCTGGCCCACAGCGGCCGGCTCGGCGAGGCCACCGATCTGACCCTGGCCGAGGCGCAGCGCACCGATCCCGGCCCGGGCCGGACCAGGCTGGCCGTCGCGCACTTCATGTGGGCCGCCTTCCAGCGCGACGAGGCCGACGGTCCTGGCCGCTCCTCCCGGCTGGCCGACCTCGCCTCCGGGATGCCCGGCGACGACGTCAACGCCCGTGCCGCCCGGGCCCTGCGCGCCTGGGACCTGACGTTGCGGGGCAGCAGCGTCACCCGGGTGCAGGCGCTGCTCGACTCGGCGCTCGACCAGGGCCGGCTGCCCGCGGAGCTGGGCTGGACCACCAACCCCTGGGGCCTGGAACTGCCCGGCATCATCGCGCTGACCCACATCTACACCGACCGCCTGGACCGCGCCGAGCAGCTGATCGACGACGCCATCTGGGCCTTCGGCGTGGCCGGTTGGGAGGGAGCCCATCTGGGGATCGCCGTCTTCCTGATGGGCCTGGCCAAGTTCCGCCGCGGCGCGCTCGCCGAGGCCGAGGTGGAGCTGCGCAACGCGCTGCGGATCGCCCGCCGGGTCGGCCCCGATCTGCCGCTGCAGTGGGACGCGGTCGGCGTGCTGGCCGACACCCTGCTGGCCCGCGGCCGGGTCGAGGAGGCCCGGAAGCTGGCGGCCGACTACTCGTTCGCCCCGCCCTACCACCCCGACGCGATCGTGCTGCCGGACGCGGCCACGCTGTACGGCAAGCTGCTGCTGGCCCAGCGGGACCGGGAGGGGGCGGTCGGCGTGCTGCGCGGGGTCGGCGAGCAACTCACCGCGCGCGGTTGGCACAACACCATCTGGGCGCCGTGGGCCGGTCACCTGGCCCAGGCGCTGTACCCGGAGCGGCCCGAGGAGGCCAGGGAGCTGGCCGAGTGGCACGTGCAGCGGGCCCGGATCTTCGGTGTCGCCTCGGCGGTCGGCAGCGCACTGCGGATGAACGCCGCCGTGGTCGAGGGCCAGCTGGCGGTGGTGTGCAATGCCGACGGGCTGGTGCACCGGGCCCGGCGCGAGCTCAACGCCGCCGGGCTGCGCCCCAACCTGCCCCGCAGCACCGGGCGGGACGCGCTCAGCCGGAACGAGTGGCGGGTCGCCGAGCTGATCGTGGACGGGCTGACGCCCTCCCAGATCGCCGAGCGGCTCGACGTCTCGGTGAGCTTGATCAACCGTCGGATCGCGGCCGTGCACCGCAAGACCGGCAGTGACGTGGAGGGGCTGGCGGCCGCCCTGGGACTGGCCGTCGAGCGTCCGGATTCCGACTGAGGCTTCAAGAGCGGGCCCTAGGCTGAGCCCGAACCATCCAGGCATTCCAGGAGGAGCAAGCCATGTCGGTACAGGTCAGCCAGGCCGTGCTGGACCACGGCGGAGCCGGTGCGGCGATCGAGCGCTGGACACTGAGCAGTGGTCAGATCGAGGTCTCAGTACTGTCGTTGGGCGCCACCCTGCACACCGTCCGGGTGCCGGACCGCACCGGCGCCCTCGCCCAGGTGCTGCTGTGCAGTGAGCGGCTGCAGGAGATCCTGGGCCCGGCCCGGCACTACGGCGCCACCGTCGGCCGGTACGCCAACCGGATCGCCGACAGCCGGATCACCCTGGACGGCGAGGAGCACAAGCTGCTGCCCACCGGCCACGGGGTCACCCTGCACGGCGGCCCTGAGGGCTTCGCGGACCGGCTGTGGACCGGCGAGCCGGTGACGGAGGGCGAGCGGGCCGGGGTGCGGCTGCGTCTGCACAGCCCGGACGGCGACCAGGGGTTCCCCGGTGCGCTGGACGTCGAGGTCAGCTACCTGCTCGACCCGAGTGGTGAACTCGCCATCGAGTACCGGGCGGTGACGACCCGTCCGACCGTGATCAATCTCACTAATCATGCCTATGTCAACCTGGCCGGCGAGGGCCGGGGCGACGTCCTGGACCACCTGCTGACCCTGGAGGCGGACCACTTCACCCCGACCGACGAGCGGCAGATCCCCACCGGCGAGTACCAGCCGGTGGCCGGCACGCCGTTCGACTTCCGCACCGCCCGGCCGATCGGCGAGCAGCTCTACGAGGAGCATCCGCAGCTGGCGATCGCGGGCGGCTACGACCACAACTGGGTTCTTCGTTCGCCGTCGAAGGATGGCCGTCCGGTAAGGGCCGCGCTGCTCGAAGACCCGCTCACCGGGCGGCGGTTGGAGGTGCTCACCACCGAGCCGGGGATCCAGGTCTACACCGCCAACAGCTTCGCCGGCGCGGTGACCGGCCCGAGCGGCACGGCCTACGGCCCGTACGCCGGCGTGGCCCTGGAGACCCAGCACCACCCCGACTCGCCGCACCACCCCGACTTCCCCAGCACCGAGCTCCGACCGGGGGAGGAGTTCCGCTCGGTGACCCTGCTGAGGTTCTCCTGCTGACGGGGGGCCGTTTGTTGTTGGGACACGCGGTATGACTAGTATCACTCCGTCAAAGTTCTTATCACAGACGGCGTGTAGCCCCCCGGGCGAGCCGTTCAGTCTCTAGGAGAACGCCCTGCGCGCGCGTAGAGCCTCCCGTGCCCGACGCCCTCGGCTGAGCCTACGCACAGCCCTGCTCGTCCTGGCCATCATTCCCAGCCTGGCGGTCGCCGCACTCTGGGCGGTGACATCACTTCAGACGCTGTCGGACTATCAGCGACAGGCAGCAGAAGAGGGGTTGGCGAGTAGGACAAGCCAGCCAGCCACCCAGGTGCTGTTCAACCTGCAGGCGGAGCGCCGACTCACCGCCGACCAACTGGCCAAGCCCGGCAGCTCGTCCGATGCGCTGGCCGCCCAGCGGCGGCTGACCGACGCGGCGATCCGGG
Protein-coding regions in this window:
- a CDS encoding aldose epimerase family protein, producing the protein MSVQVSQAVLDHGGAGAAIERWTLSSGQIEVSVLSLGATLHTVRVPDRTGALAQVLLCSERLQEILGPARHYGATVGRYANRIADSRITLDGEEHKLLPTGHGVTLHGGPEGFADRLWTGEPVTEGERAGVRLRLHSPDGDQGFPGALDVEVSYLLDPSGELAIEYRAVTTRPTVINLTNHAYVNLAGEGRGDVLDHLLTLEADHFTPTDERQIPTGEYQPVAGTPFDFRTARPIGEQLYEEHPQLAIAGGYDHNWVLRSPSKDGRPVRAALLEDPLTGRRLEVLTTEPGIQVYTANSFAGAVTGPSGTAYGPYAGVALETQHHPDSPHHPDFPSTELRPGEEFRSVTLLRFSC